The following nucleotide sequence is from Hevea brasiliensis isolate MT/VB/25A 57/8 chromosome 7, ASM3005281v1, whole genome shotgun sequence.
GATGTTGTTCTCCTATATaactctaggttaaggttatttcccggaaaattaaagtcaagatggtcagggccctacactgttataaaggtatacccctatggagctgttgagataggcaatgaaacctcagggactttcaaagttaatgggcagagattaaagcaCTATATTGTTGGAGATCCCACACAAAAGGTTGTAGAAgtttcatggcttggttctccaatcagggatatttaggtgatttggagtggaaggtcaagcttaagaccttaaacaagcgcttcttgggaggcaacccaagcgtatccttttatagattattaattttccatttcatttcattttcagtttttacccttattaaactcaaaagtgacatttgtttatcttttgtaggtcattcatgaagattgggcaaattgacacttgtagcaaaaagaaagaattgaaagggagcaagtataagcaaaattctgcactttatccagtacctgtgaacagtaacacctttaaacttgtgctaaattactgatattgcaatctacttgatagcacatgtttgattttgtgtcttgtgtaaattttgtgaaatgcaacttgaatgagtatcaattttgatatttaggactgatgtgagctttattgaggtgcaaaaatagtgtttgttaagttttaccttttagtgtatatatagttcTGTAATCTGTTAGAAATTtacatgtttttgtttgaattgctgCTAGTTTTTATAGTCTGCAGATTTTTattactgttcatggtactgttcatgctgcttaagaagtcaattcttatgtcttttctgcaatttttgaatgtttggaacttgtctcaaatgctgctgaaaatgtgcttttggtataagtttagaaaggagaccatttcattaaGTGTACAAAAAGGTAGTCACAATTGGTGCTTAAAATGAACAATGATTGCAAAAAGCTAAATGAACATGTGCTATGCTTAGTAAGTTTATGAGAGATGATGagctaaaattcttcaattttatggtgtttgtgtgtatttggtaattgctgagggtcatgatagcattccatagcttttggactgtttttggtaagtaaaattacaatttttcccaaaacctgccgaaacttgctgatgatgttgcttGTCAAGCAGAATCCtaagcaaattctgctgaaccttatgcttaaccccaagcatggTCCAAATTACCAGATGTCTGCCCACATTTTAAAAAGCCGAAAACTTCCGCCATTTTTATAAAACCCTCGCCCGCACTCCCGATAAGCCATAACTCTCATTCTGTCGACTCCCTTCCAGCACCATTTTTTCCGGTAATTTTTACGGGAAGCTGAAAAGTTTCTTTCTTTTCATTAAATGGTGAGAACTAAAATGTGGTCCACCCACAAACCCAAACCCAGAAGATTTCAGCACTCTATCAAATTGAAAATGGGCATTCCATCATCTCTAcccacaaaccctaaccccagtcccAGTCCGCCGCTCCCTCAGTCACCACCACCGCAAACGCCGCCGTTACCTCAATCGCCACCACCTCAATCACCGCCACTACCCCCAGGCCAAACACCACCTCTCATTCCGCCGACCCCCCTTTCGCCACAAACTGAGCCGCAAAATGAGACACCCATTTTCGACACTCAGTCCCCAGAACCAATGCCTGAACCTGAGCCTACTCAAACGAAGTCTAAAGGTAAAACTAAAAAGGCTACAGGTAGACCCAAGAAAATCCCTGTCGGAAAATGAAAAAGAGCACCCTCTGTTCCCTTCGACCTAAACTCTCCACCTCAACCTTCCTCTGAACCAGTCAGCAAAAGGACTAGGTCCTCCTCGCAAATTCCAACACCAGCGGTCCAAACACCTATATCTCAGTGACCCTTAAATTCTCCAGCAGCACCTGCGTCATCTGCCGATAATATAGAGGAGGTACtctctccattaccttgggcttttaaggatatggatatgaaaaatgcttATGAGAGATTAGCTTCTAAACCTATTTTGGCaaacaaatatatggatgagcagattttaaaagagctaggcatttatgactctgtatttgcctATTTAGATGCTATCAGTTGGACTAAATTTGCTAggattagggaaccagtgtacaaggatttgaccctggaatttttgagttccttaaggctaaatttcaaaccaacagtacctgagcataaggatgtgatatattttcgatgtgctggCATTGATAGGGAGTTAAACATGGATGCTATGAATGTAATTTTTGGTTTTCAAGATTCGGGGTATAAAAATATTGAGTGGCAGCAAACTGTTTATGACCCTGTTCAATTCTAGAAAGATATTGCACCTTTTGGGGTTATTATAGacagaggactgcaaaagcctTTAGGATAGTTGATCATGTGctgaaatacctccataggttcatttcttacacttttttaggaaggggacacagtaacagcattgtgggtgctggagacttatttttcttgtggtgcataaaggagagaaaacaagtaagcacaacccatttcatagctactcattggcaccaaattgtcacaaagcATACTAAAGGTAGTATAGTTTTTAGAGGATATATAACTGCCATAGCCaactcatttagctttgatgctagtctatataagCTGCTACTAGTTTCTGGTGAATCAtatatagacagcacaatgttgttgcacatggatgtttgtgagaaagtAGGCCATACCTATGCTTTGTTACAGCAGCATCCTGAAGCTAGTGGTTCTGCAGACCCCACTACCTTTGCACCAGTAGAACCCCAACCAACCACTACCCCGCAGTTTTCAGCAGACATTTTGTCCCTCTTAAGATCCCTGGAATCCAAAATAGCAAGTTTCACTATCCAACCATCTGTTCCCTCACCTGACACCACAGAAATCCTTGCTACCTTGAAGAGCTTAGAAGTCAAAATTGATACCATGGGTCAGCAGCAGGTCgaccaaaagaagaagctagaacagaaacttaaaaagagattttcatctcttaaaaagaaacagaagcagCAACAACTTTAAATGCTAGAGCTCTACAACAAAGTGGcccaattttataataatttatatcattggggctaagacatgcttcaagaaatgaaagacctcacagaaaatttggaaactgcttctgaagcttcGGATCACAATGAACCTACTGCAGAACTCAAGGCGGACTCGATGCAAAGAAGAAAGCCTTGACAAGTGAGCTTGAGCGATGTAGCAATTTAGTATTAGTTTTAGTGCGATGCGATGAATGAtttagtttttaattcagtttctgtgttaggtttattttgtaatctgtttattttaattttcaaactttagtaatagttgtaactttggtaattagtttttatgattatacttgcacttctttcctttagtttattttattttattttatcttctgcTACGGACATAGTTATTCCGtgaatgctttttggtttaattcttgatttaactgttacatcttatttctttacactttttcattttcttgcacaccattttttgcactttatctttttcttcaatcctaattttgttgacattgatgagttgcacaatttactttgagccgcatctgtttcacattctttggaggtaacagcttacccttttactatttatgcttatggtatgttaccaatgcttatgctttcgctttaccctacgcagcaggttaagcaacatcttaagcagtgtaaattcatacatttgggatacttttccacattttactctttaaagcttcattgttaatatcactttgagctaattttggaattcttgaccttatattgatttaatccccaattgtataaatttcattaattgagtagttcacacaattttgcccatctttgcattcattttaaacattgaggacaatgtttcatttgagtttgggggtgagggcaaaatttttgcaaaatttttgaaattttcattcattcatttattgcatttcattcattcatatatagataattcatacacttatacatataccacacacatgtctatacttatatacatacatttgcatatagttttcatatagattacacttagttttaattagatttatgcattcattttaggatcatgcatatcataaaaataaatttttaccttatccttaaaggattgagagttgctttgaagagctattaagcttacttttagaaggggttgatggattgaaagttctagataggtgcaaagttattagattcttgctttagtttatatcttcttagccaagggctacccaatcaattgcattgactttgagtgcctagagaaaactctaaggtgagaagtagctaattgatgtctcaccaatcctagaacaatcttcctaaacctttcaaggcgaaatcatagcatacacttgaaaaagaaatgatctaggcattctttgaattttaaacccatattttagccttagccaacctcacttaaaaattttcctttggaactaatttgagcctacatttatccctcttattcctttggaacccagattactacctagccataaacccaaacacttacctaccctccatgagaataattctttgagtgatagatacactttcaaaaaaaaaaaaaaaaaaaaaaaaaaagaagctagcaaattcaattatggtatgtaaagtaattcaccacccaagtacacaaa
It contains:
- the LOC131181411 gene encoding uncharacterized protein LOC131181411 encodes the protein MGIPSSLPTNPNPSPSPPLPQSPPPQTPPLPQSPPPQSPPLPPGQTPPLIPPTPLSPQTEPQNETPIFDTQSPEPMPEPEPTQTKSKDSTMLLHMDVCEKVGHTYALLQQHPEASGSADPTTFAPVEPQPTTTPQFSADILSLLRSLESKIASFTIQPSVPSPDTTEILATLKSLEVKIDTMGQQQNSRRTRCKEESLDK